DNA from Onthophagus taurus isolate NC chromosome 2, IU_Otau_3.0, whole genome shotgun sequence:
CTcgtaaaaattcgattttaccTCGGTTTCCCTCTCTATATTTAGCCCAGTTATATATTCTTTGTATTCAAGCGTTGCGACCGCGAATTACTCACGATGGGAGCACGGATTTATTCCAACGCCGtttttaacctttttatttatgtttctgTTATTCGAACCGAATCcaaaatttctatttgaaaatattgataaaattgttcCAAATCATAAACATTTATAGAAGCAAACTTTGCAATCTCTCACTTTTTCAGTCATATCATTGCGTCGCTAAAGGTTACCATATTTCAGGCACACTCTTGTGTTACGTTGACATTGCAGGAATTTATCAGGGTCAGAACTTAATTTAGACATTCTTCTACAAGTTTAATCATTAAGATTTAGGTGTTTGACTTATTTAATCATGAGATGCTTATTAATAGGGCAACCAAAAATATGCTCAAAAAATATATGctgtataaaaatcaaaatatgctGTTTAAACATGAAAATATGCTCTATAAAAAAGAGTCTTTTCCAAATATTcctatcaaatttaaaatgtagtTGTCTTTTAAATCTGTAGGCGaagttaaacaaaataaagtagaAATGATTTCTATTTATATCTCGAGACATTTATTAGTTTGACATGTTTAAACTAAAAgacaattagaaaatattgaacaatatacaaaagacaaatagaaagaaatagatttaataataataataataataataataataaattttattgccCAACAGCGCACCATATTAAgggcaaaatacaaaaaatatacaaattattacaaattgtaCATCAATATAATTACAAGTGAAATTAAAATGCATATAATACATacctaaataataatacaatcaAATAAAAGAGGCAATGTTTATTCTAGCCTACAACTATCGTTCATGTTCGTGATCATATGTGTTATCGGCGCcctttttttgacatttgttcTGCATAAAGGtggataaaaatacaaatgggACCGAGAATTTATGCGCGGCACCACTATATTCACTCGCGACAACAACCACGCACAGTCGATCTCACCACACATCAACTTTTGCAAGAACGAGGCACTTTGGACCATTCTTCTATCCTGCAGAGAAGGAAGCTTGTGGCGATGCAGTAGATCTAAGTAGTTCACTCCTTTAGGCGGATATTGACCATCCATACGATATGacaaaaatttgagaaatcGACGCTGGACTTTCTCAACCATTAGTTGTTGTGACGTGTAAATAGGGTACCATATTACAGAGGCATACTGATCCTCAGTATGAAACCCAAAGTTCTCCAAGCCTGAGAGCACATCTCCTCAATATAGGGCAAGAAAGAAAGTTCTGAGTCAAACAGCACTCCCAGATCCTTCACCGTAGAGACCCTTGTTAGAGGTATGGAAGCCGCAATATAAACTGTgtcgattttatttaacttctttGTAAATGATATATAAGTACATTTACTGACACTTAAAGAAAGGGCATTGAAATTGCACCACTTCTGAATAATGTCCAGGTTGTTCTGCAGCATCCTAGAGTCATCCAGTGATCTGACCTccacaaaaattttcaaatcatcagcataagcaaGCACTGGACAGGTAAGCGAGtctaataaatcgtttatataTAGAACAAATAGCAGCGGTCCCACATTGGATCCTTGAGGAACTTCAGATGTAGGCGAGTAGTCGTCGGAATAAAATCCATTGTAAAAAACACGACATACTCTATCAGCAAGGTacgatttcatcaaatttaatgaattagaAGACATACCAAAATAGCTCAATTTCTGTAGCAACATACTGTGATCAATGCGATCAAAGGCCTTCTCAAAATCGGTATAAACTACGTCGACTTGTCCACCAACATACATTGCCTCTGCGACGTACTGGGTAAGACAACATAAATTAGTTATTGTCGAGCGTTTAGGCACAAAACCATGTTGGTGAGGCGATACATATGATTGTGTGTGACgataaattgtattaaaaattatctgcTCATATACCTTTGCAAAATTAGATAGAATAGCAATTGGTCTATAGTTGGTTACCAAGGACTTGTCACCTTTCTTAAATACGGGCGTGATTCTAGCTGACTTCCATCTCTGAAGGAAAATCGAAGCAGTTATAGAGCGATTAATAATGTACATCAACGGTTTAGCTAACGCAAATCGTACATCACGTACCAGAAAACTAGGTATTTGGTCTTCACCCGCTGTGAGTTTGGAGCTAAAACCCCTCATTACAGCAATTATCTCCTCCTCGGTTACCTGATGGATATTAAACATTGGCAACGTGGGAACTGCGTCAGTAAAATTCCTGGAATTGTCAGAATAAACAGATGAAAAATAGGAATCGAAAGCATTGACTATATCAATCGGAATAGTATATTCATCTACATCATCTCTAACGATCGACGGTATTCTGCTAGTACCTTGCTTTAGTCGAACGAAATTCCAGAAATCACTAGGATCGTGCTTTAAATTATCAGAGGCATGTTGCCAAAAGGAATTGTAAGCAGCGTCGATTTGTTCTTTTACTAGTGATCAATAGATTATAACACAAATACAGATTCaacttaaattttgattacaatAAATGACAAGCATCTCACctaaattatcaaaaaggAAGCTTTGTCTGTTTGCACGTAAAACATTCTTGTACATTGAAAAACTTCGTCCCACTTCCACTGAAGTTATAGGTGCAAACTTAAATGCTAGTATTTCACTAACAgtgtatttattgtttttatttctgtaGATCCTGTACTTAAACATGtagaaatttctttcaaaatagaaaaaccatgattttttgaaatacacatatccatttttttctttactggCTTAGCAGTTTCACTGTTTATTGGAATTAATTAAGTCCTGAGCTTTTGTCACTATATCAACCTGTGCAGAAAGCGAAAGCCCAGTTGTTTCCAATGTTTTTATTGACGCACAAAGGAAGCCATAATTTGATGCAATGAAAATCAAATCTGATTTTATTGTATTGTCATTTAGTAAGgcctttgaaattttgattgatACTAGGCGCTATTTCCTTAAAAATTGCTACTCTTGATGGcgcttttaaaaatacttttttcacATTGGTCGATGTTAGTGTATGTACCTCGAATTTGCTCACAAACTCGATGAAGTCCGTGTGCAGCACAAGTCAAGTGTGTCACTTTTGGATAAAACGTTTGTATCGCCTTTTACCATGTAGGGAGCAGCATCTGATACAAAGAGTAAAATCATATCTCTGTTGAAAGTCTCACCCAAAATGTTAACAGAATCATCGAAATGTCTTGCAATAGTGCTATGATTCGCTTTATCAAGCACTGCtgtatttaacaaaaatttttgtttcgcAATCGACTCATCTTTATCCAAAATACCAATGATGACATTTGCCACATATCTTCCTGTTGCATCTGTGGTTTCGTCAATTGAGAGCCACAAGAAGCGACCGTTGATACATTTTCGTATGTGTTCTATGGTATTTTGGTAAAGTTCCTTAACATACTTTGTGCGAAGAGTAGTTTCAGATGGTACTTTGTACTCTGTGTATGACTCTAGGAACGatactaattttttgttaCGCATTTTATATAGAGGTGTATCAGCTGAAATTAGTGCGCTACATAGATCTTCTGCAAATTGAATATCTTTTGATTTGGATGTGGAACATTCAGCAAAAAAAGGCTGAGTAGTTTTCttctcattattttttttctctaattcTATGTGTTTTAAACTTGCTAGATGCTGTTTTACCGAGAATATTTTTTCGGCTGACACAGATTTGTTGCACACTTTGCAAAAAAGTACCTTACCATCAGTTTTGAATACAGGATATTCACGCACATATTGGGATAACTTTCCTGAACTTATCGAATGTCgataatttaatattctttaAAGAATTGAATAACTTTATGCTAACTTTAtatcaaattgcaaaatatgCAATGTATGCTCGTATAGataaaataagcaaaaataTGCTCTAACAAATACGGCTCAAAATTCATAGAttgatttgaaacaaatttctaTCTAGTCCATTTTATTCTGGAGggtatgaaaaaaaatatacgttTGCATATTTTTGCCCTACTTATTAATATTGCGTCATATTCTTCACTACAATAATGTTGGTGTAAATTTGACTCTATTGAAATGTGTACAAATTGCATTTGTCCATAatcctaaaacaaaaaaaaaaaattggatagCAAAAATAAGTATAACGAAATACGTATTTTATTGCAGTCGTCAATTTAGGATGTAGCTCAAGGAACTTGCTCAACATATTTGGCAACTTTCGTTTTGCCGTTCTGAAATTTGAATGCATATTCTTGTTGAAAGCAAAAATTGGGTCGATCGAGTCACGCTTTCAGCCCGTTTCTTTGTTATTAATGCTGAAAAATAAACGTGGCTGCAAATTCGATTAAATTTCAGAAATACGTGTACGCAACCTTGaacgaaaataatatttacaggCACGTCCATTACGAAACGGTTGaatggagattttttttttgtatacttCGCGACCGGAACTTGAGAAGGCTATAATTTTCGGGCGTAAACTCTACGATAGTAATGAATTAGAACGTGAAGGTTGAGGAAATATATCAATTCGTGTATGCTTTGATCGTTGCTTTATCGGTCGTAATATCTGCgttaagataatattattacatGATGCGGCCTCATCCGGTATATGGACAAATAAACCACGTTTgattactaaaattaataaacgtttcttgttaatcaattaattaacagAAGATCATCGATATAAtcgctttatttattattttcagaaTGAAGATGATTTTCCATCATCAGATACCTTAAATTGGGCTGACGGAATTCTCTTGGTTTATTCCATAACAGATAGAAGATCATTTGCGTATGTTAAAAAAGTAGGGACTTTACTAAACGATTGTGATATGCCGCTTTATCTCGTTGCgaataaaaatgatatgatTCATTTAAGACAAGTTAGCGCCGAAGAAGGTACTATTTTGGCGAGAGATTTAGAATGCGGATTCTCAGAGGTAACGGCTGCCGAACAAGTTGGTCCTGTAGCGATGGTTTTTCAAGATCTGTGTAAAGCGGTTTTGGCTGCGAgaagaaaatcaaaacattCGCTCCTCGAGAGGATGTTGGGCGCAAAAACTACTAATATAAAATTGTACGCGAGAGGGAAAAGCGATAGTGCGTTACCGAAAGATTGAAGGCCGAAACGCAGCGACGACAGCTggtaaattttagtttattttggCGATTACGTGTGTCGGCGATGATGATGCCGTATGTTACGTAGGAAGAATCACATTCCCTTAAGACGTTAGGAGTAAacagttttattattagaaagGAAGTgtgtattttgaaataatgcgACATGTTATTTTTACAACAGCAGACGTTGATGACGAGTTTTGTAAACTTGCCAGAACTGATAACACAATATTAtttcaacaataaatataaacacaataaattaatatacttaaacagtttaaaatataaaaaaaaatcttttttggctttttatttcattccaTTATCTCCGGGAGAGGTCAACGCATTATTTGTGCTTGGATAACGCAAGTTTAGTTATAATATTAACATTTGCCATTGTCAGAAAAAATGGGAAGTATAAATTCTCCCACCAGAGTATTTACTTTCACAACTTCAATGTCACGTGGAAGTCGGAGTCTATTCCTTTGCGTGATATCAAACTCAATGtaacttttgaaataaaaagaaaccaGTATTGGATGATTTTATTTCcagattgaattaaaattattatacttCTGGCTAATATCAATCTTTGGTAATAAGCAGATAAGTCTTGTTGTTCATGTTTCATGATGTACGTAGAAATGCAAtactaaaaacttttttagttATCCGTTTGTTCTCTCATCAGATGTTTaattgggaaaaattcaagaatcatctcGTAGCTtcaaaatcgacgatttttttcagtcaatgtgaaatgaccaaagagaaacacgttaaaaacaaaaggaaagtgcggaaaagtgtagaaCATACCAAAAAATCACattaaagtttcgatgtgacgtcacaagcaatgttaaccatgcATTTTCCTATTAAACCGGTCAACACCTATcctacaaattgtttattttatagccaCGCACAAAATCAACctgataaacttaaaagtaaagtttCGGATGAAACACCCTTGTTTTTTCAGGCTTTCGATGCATAACGACTGActaagattttataaaaacgttGAATCCTCATTagtgtttaaattaatttggttacaacatttttgtaaGCAAGTGTGGTCTTgtacaaaaccaaaaaattcgTAACTCCAAATTCACTAAATATCGCGCGAAGAACATCTATCGTATTGATTGAAAGGATACTAttcatttgaaaaactttAACCATCGTCTACATGTATCGGTAAACACCTTGGTTAGTGCTCTCTTCAAAGGGTCTAGAGAAATCTATATGAAGTTGTAAAACGACTCCATTTCCCATCTCCAACTCATTGTTACtacatttgttattaaataccATTACTGTTGTGCCAGGATGgtttcatttcttcatcaCAGTACAACACACATGTTTTTCATCCTTGACTTGTTCTATTTGTTCCCCAAATACCATTTAAATATGCTTATTATAGCATATTAATGTATATGTAGCTGCGATTAATATTGCAAAACTGgatctacatttttttttcctaaatCGATGTACAACctcatatttataatatttttgggTTTGTGGGGTCTCGTAATAACGAATCACTAGCATTCTTTGGCTATTTGAGTATACTTTAAAGAAATTCGTTTTAAAGGCTTATCTGTCGGAggaataaaagtaaatatgtAATTGATCAATTGAAGTCTAACAGCGAACAACACCTCAATTCCTACAATTTATAGTCAGTTGTTAAGCGGGAGGCACTGTTAGATCTAAAACCATTTAGCCAACTTCAATTGACCATTTTCTCCCAATTCCTAACACCCGATAAAGTATTATACACATTATATGTTTTATACTTTGTTACCTAAAAATCTTAGacctgtcgttagatagacTGTGCATCAATAGACTGTGTTGATACTAACACTACACcgaaaactaaaaacattcggatttaatcgcacgtctctcaaggcggctaaacccgaatgattctagttccaggtctagtgttctagttttagtgcaataaaaatatgcaacatagtgatatcttatgctaactagcactaactaccactgtcactagaacctagaactaacattagatctagaactagaaacattcgggattagccgcacgtctttaaagacggctaaacccgaatgattctagttctaggtcttgtgttagttcgagtgatagtgcaatactagaactaagactagaccaagaactagaaacattcggatttagccgcacgtctctcaagacggctaaacccgaatgattctagttctaggtcttgtgttagttctagtgaaagagtaaaacaagaactaacactagacctagaactaaaaagtaTCGGTACatggtcttgtgttagttctagtgatagtgtaaaactagaactaacactagacctagaaagtaTTGGGTTTACTTTGCGTCTTCAGACTCTTGTGTTCAGTCTTGTTGTAGATAAGAACGTAACGTTTAGGGCATCAGgtatat
Protein-coding regions in this window:
- the LOC111413995 gene encoding ras-related and estrogen-regulated growth inhibitor isoform X1, with the protein product MFNMNSKGIRRKKSSLSEVKVAVIGAPGVGKSALSVRFLTRRYIGEYDHQSETRYKHEVLVDNEPVLYEILDTCPKNEDDFPSSDTLNWADGILLVYSITDRRSFAYVKKVGTLLNDCDMPLYLVANKNDMIHLRQVSAEEGTILARDLECGFSEVTAAEQVGPVAMVFQDLCKAVLAARRKSKHSLLERMLGAKTTNIKLYARGKSDSALPKD
- the LOC111413995 gene encoding ras-related and estrogen-regulated growth inhibitor isoform X2, whose product is MFNMNSKGIRRKKSSLSEVKVAVIGAPGVGKSETRYKHEVLVDNEPVLYEILDTCPKNEDDFPSSDTLNWADGILLVYSITDRRSFAYVKKVGTLLNDCDMPLYLVANKNDMIHLRQVSAEEGTILARDLECGFSEVTAAEQVGPVAMVFQDLCKAVLAARRKSKHSLLERMLGAKTTNIKLYARGKSDSALPKD